A window from Phalacrocorax carbo chromosome 29, bPhaCar2.1, whole genome shotgun sequence encodes these proteins:
- the CCNQ gene encoding cyclin-Q, with protein MALEPAEARGAWPGGAEARARFRVARFIMEAGVKLGLGSVALATACAAFHRFARAVGPAAPHDPHLVAAAALFLAAKAQGTPLRARDVLNVAHRCLHPGQPPPGLDGGFWALRDSLLQCELLLLRVLRFRVPAAHPHKYLAQYLLALGRWGRRGGWGHPRVPGVSWALLRDGAAGGLGLRHPPQHLAAAALHLALALCGRPPPPGAPPRWWQVLSPGLGPAELEGIVRELLGLYSLDTQVGGGAPPRAPPPRPPPGQTDGRARSPPAPPAPSVTCLIAARGGGGGEGRLRSAWRRPPPPPPNKYRRYIRIN; from the exons ATGGCGCTGGAGCCGGCGGAGGCGCGGGGGGCCTGGCCGGGCGGGGCCGAGGCCCGCGCCCGCTTCCGCGTCGCCCGCTTCATCATGGAGGCCG GCGTCAAGCTGGGGCTGGGCTCGGTGGCGCTGGCCACGGCCTGCGCCGCCTTCCACCGCTTCGCCCGCGCCGTGGGGCCGGCCGCGCCCCACGACCCCCACCTGGTGGCGGCCGCCGCCCTCTTCCTGGCCGCCAAGGCCCAGGGCACGCCCCTGCGCGCCCGCGACGTCCTCAACGTGGCCCACAG GTGCCTGCACCCcgggcagccgccccccgggcTGGACGGGGGCTTCTGGGCGCTGCGGGACAGCCTGCTGCAGTgcgagctgctgctgctgcgcgTGCTGCGCTTCCGCGTGCCCGCCGCCCACCCCCACAAG TACCTGGCGCAGTACCTGCTGGCGCTGGGGcgctgggggcgccgggggggctgggggcacccgCGCGTGCCGGGGGTCTCGTGGGCGCTGCTGCGggacggggcggcgggggggctggggctgcggcaccccccccagcacctggccgccgccgccctccaCCTCGCCCTGGCGCTCtgcggccgcccgccccccccgggggcCCCCCCGCGCTGGTGGCAG gtgcTGAGCCCGGGGCTGGGCCCGGCCGAGCTCGAGGGGATCGtgcgggagctgctggggctctACAGCCTCGACACCCAGGTGGGGGGcggcgcccccccccgcgcccccccgccccgccccccgcccggacagacggacggacgcgcacggagccccccggcgccccccgctcCTTCCGTGACGTGTTTAATTgccgcgcggggggggggggggggggaggggcgccTGCGCTCGGCCTGgcgccgcccccctcccccccccccaaataaataCAGACGTTACATCAGAATAAATTAA